AGGCTTCCTGATAATTAGTATTATGTCCCCAAAATTGAGAGATGAAAGGCTTACCCTTTCGCTGCGCTTCATTGCTGCCGCTGACCCGCAGCCCCGTTCGGCTGGCATCGAAGTATGGCGTAGGGCCTGAGAGACGGGAAGAGCTGACAAAGGGAGACACTCGATGCAGCGCTGGACGTTCGAACCTGGGCATACCGCAGCCGAGTTCTGCGTAAGGCACATGATGGTCACGGACGTTCGGGGTCACTTTAAGAACGTGCATGGCACGCTCGAGTTCGAGCCGGAGTTTCCCGCGTTGTCTCGTGTCGAGGCGGTCATCGATGCGCGGGGTCTCTGGAGCGGTGAGCGTGATCGCGATACCCATCTCAAGGGTTCTGACTTTCTTGATGTCGAGCGCTTTCCAGAGATCACCTTTCGTGGGAGCCAGGTTCGCCTCCGCGGGGCCACCGAGGCGGTCGTGCTCGGCGATCTCACGCTTCGTGGCGTGACCCGCCCCATCGAACTCTACGTCCGCTACCTCGGGCAGTGGCAGACGCCGTGGTGGGAGGACGGTGTGGATACGGGACCAAGGACTCGCGCTGGGTTTCTTGCCACCACACGGATCAACCGT
Above is a genomic segment from Candidatus Methylomirabilis tolerans containing:
- a CDS encoding YceI family protein, with the translated sequence MQRWTFEPGHTAAEFCVRHMMVTDVRGHFKNVHGTLEFEPEFPALSRVEAVIDARGLWSGERDRDTHLKGSDFLDVERFPEITFRGSQVRLRGATEAVVLGDLTLRGVTRPIELYVRYLGQWQTPWWEDGVDTGPRTRAGFLATTRINRHEFGVSWNGALDRGGVIVGDDVAVTIDAEAILQP